A window of the Thermoanaerobacter uzonensis DSM 18761 genome harbors these coding sequences:
- the glgB gene encoding 1,4-alpha-glucan branching protein GlgB, whose amino-acid sequence MAVQYKNSTIYLSDIRKFLKGEHFRAYTFLGSRFINYRGKEGTVFCVWAPNAVRVGVAGDFNNWDAKNHMMLKVKDSGLWWIFIEGLKEGELYKYEIHTKDGKRILKTDPYAIFSEVRPNTASIVKNLPEYQWHDEDWMLRRKSENIFETPINIYELHLGSWRRKENGELLNYREIADLLVPYVKEMGYTHVELLPLMEHPLDMSWGYQITGYFSVTSRHGTPEDFMYFVDKLHEHDIGVIMDWVPGHFCKDAHGLYNFDGTHLYEYDDPFIRENDYWGTANFDVSKPGVKSFLLSNAYFWFKEYHIDGLRCDAISNMLYLHTRSGRQEVHDQVVSFLRDVNRLIFTNFPNPLMVAEESSAYPLVTYPDYGGGLGFNYKWDMGWMNDTLKYMAFPPEERKWNHNLLTFSIMYTYSENFILPLSHDEVVHGKKSLLDKMPGTYEEKFANLRALYGYMMTHPGKKLLFMGGEFGQFIEWDFKKELDWFLLDYPMHKSLQEYVKDLNKIYLSNKSLYEMDHSEEGFLWIDVNNSEQSIISYIRFAKDKKDFLVVVCNFSKVSYPVYRIGVPEYCLYKEILNSDETKYGGRSFVNENLIEAEKIGIHGKPYSIQIKLPPLSAVILKPQYE is encoded by the coding sequence ATGGCAGTCCAGTATAAAAATTCAACTATCTATCTTTCCGATATCAGAAAATTCTTAAAAGGGGAACATTTCAGAGCTTACACCTTTTTAGGCAGTAGATTTATAAATTATAGGGGAAAAGAGGGGACAGTGTTTTGCGTCTGGGCGCCTAATGCAGTTAGGGTAGGAGTTGCAGGTGATTTTAATAATTGGGATGCAAAAAATCACATGATGCTCAAAGTAAAAGATTCAGGGCTGTGGTGGATTTTTATAGAAGGCTTAAAAGAAGGGGAACTTTACAAATACGAAATTCACACAAAAGACGGAAAAAGGATTTTAAAAACAGACCCTTATGCCATTTTTTCAGAAGTGCGACCTAACACTGCTTCTATTGTCAAAAATTTGCCCGAGTATCAGTGGCATGATGAGGACTGGATGTTAAGGAGAAAAAGCGAAAATATTTTTGAAACTCCTATAAATATTTATGAACTTCACTTGGGGTCCTGGAGAAGAAAAGAAAATGGAGAATTGTTAAACTATAGAGAAATTGCCGATTTACTTGTACCTTATGTAAAGGAAATGGGGTATACTCATGTGGAATTGCTGCCCTTAATGGAACATCCTTTAGATATGTCATGGGGATATCAAATAACGGGTTATTTTTCTGTAACAAGTCGCCATGGCACTCCTGAAGATTTTATGTATTTTGTCGATAAACTGCATGAACATGACATTGGAGTAATTATGGACTGGGTTCCAGGGCATTTTTGCAAGGATGCGCATGGCCTTTACAATTTTGATGGGACCCACCTTTACGAATACGATGACCCTTTCATAAGAGAAAATGACTACTGGGGGACAGCAAACTTTGACGTGTCAAAGCCGGGTGTAAAAAGCTTTCTCCTTTCCAATGCTTATTTCTGGTTTAAAGAGTATCATATAGACGGTTTGAGATGTGATGCCATTTCTAATATGCTCTACCTTCATACCCGTTCTGGAAGGCAGGAAGTTCACGACCAGGTGGTTTCCTTTCTAAGAGATGTAAATAGACTTATCTTCACCAATTTCCCCAATCCTTTGATGGTGGCGGAAGAATCAAGTGCATATCCTTTAGTCACTTATCCTGATTATGGTGGAGGGCTTGGTTTTAATTACAAATGGGACATGGGATGGATGAATGATACTCTAAAATATATGGCATTTCCCCCTGAAGAAAGAAAGTGGAATCACAATCTCCTCACTTTTTCTATCATGTACACTTATTCAGAAAATTTCATTTTACCTCTGTCACATGATGAAGTTGTGCACGGGAAAAAATCTTTGCTTGATAAGATGCCTGGCACTTATGAAGAAAAATTTGCAAATCTCAGGGCTTTGTACGGCTATATGATGACTCATCCAGGGAAGAAACTGCTTTTTATGGGTGGAGAATTTGGGCAGTTCATAGAATGGGACTTTAAGAAGGAGCTAGATTGGTTCTTGCTTGATTATCCAATGCACAAAAGTCTGCAAGAATATGTAAAAGATTTAAATAAAATATATCTTTCCAATAAAAGTCTTTATGAAATGGACCATTCTGAAGAGGGTTTTCTATGGATTGATGTCAACAACAGTGAACAGAGCATTATCTCTTATATCAGATTTGCAAAAGACAAAAAAGACTTTTTGGTGGTGGTGTGCAATTTCAGTAAGGTATCTTATCCCGTCTACAGAATAGGGGTGCCAGAATATTGTTTGTATAAGGAGATTTTGAATAGTGATGAAACAAAATACGGAGGGAGAAGCTTTGTGAACGAAAATCTCATTGAAGCTGAAAAAATAGGAATACACGGCAAGCCTTACAGCATACAAATAAAATTGCCTCCTCTTTCCGCAGTGATATTAAAACCACAATATGAGTGA
- a CDS encoding glucose-1-phosphate adenylyltransferase, protein MEREIIALILAGGQGSRLELLTKTNAKPAVEFGGKYRIIDFTLSNCSNSSIEVVGVLTQYQPLILHSHIGIGSAWDLDRVNGGVTILPPYTEERGGKWYSGTADAVLKNINFVERYSPENLLILSGDHVYKMDYLKMLKFHKQKDADATIAVTKVPIEEASRFGIMNTYEDYRIYEFEEKPKKPKNTLASMGIYIFKWDKLKEVLMEDAQDESSSHDFGKDIIPKMLKKGYKMYAYVFNGYWKDVGTISSYWEASMDLIKEDPYSPKEEELRLFDGSWKVYSASFAYPPQYIGPSAKISNSLIVEGCIVFGTVSNSILSYGVVVGEKAEIIDSIIMSDAVIEDGAKVVKSIIGPKVVVKRGSIVGNCKEITVVREGEIVMENVN, encoded by the coding sequence ATGGAAAGGGAGATTATTGCATTAATTCTTGCAGGGGGCCAGGGTAGCAGACTTGAATTGCTGACAAAAACAAATGCAAAACCTGCAGTAGAGTTTGGGGGTAAATATCGCATAATCGATTTTACTCTAAGCAATTGTTCTAATTCTTCTATAGAAGTGGTAGGAGTTTTGACCCAGTATCAACCTCTTATACTTCACTCTCATATAGGTATAGGCAGTGCCTGGGATTTGGACAGGGTCAACGGCGGCGTTACAATACTTCCTCCCTATACTGAAGAAAGGGGAGGTAAGTGGTATAGTGGGACTGCTGATGCTGTGCTTAAAAATATAAACTTTGTTGAAAGATATTCTCCGGAAAATTTATTGATTCTCTCCGGGGACCATGTGTACAAAATGGATTATCTAAAAATGCTTAAATTTCACAAGCAAAAGGATGCTGATGCCACAATTGCTGTTACAAAAGTGCCAATAGAGGAGGCTTCGCGCTTTGGAATAATGAATACTTATGAAGATTATAGGATATATGAATTTGAGGAAAAGCCAAAAAAACCTAAAAACACATTGGCTTCAATGGGAATATACATTTTCAAATGGGATAAGTTGAAAGAAGTTTTGATGGAAGATGCTCAAGACGAAAGTTCTTCTCACGACTTTGGCAAAGACATAATTCCCAAGATGCTTAAAAAAGGGTACAAGATGTATGCCTATGTCTTTAATGGATACTGGAAGGATGTAGGTACAATAAGCAGCTATTGGGAGGCAAGCATGGACCTGATAAAAGAAGACCCATACTCTCCAAAAGAAGAAGAATTAAGACTCTTTGACGGAAGCTGGAAAGTTTACAGCGCCTCTTTTGCATATCCTCCTCAGTATATCGGTCCCTCTGCAAAGATTTCAAATTCCCTTATAGTGGAAGGATGCATAGTCTTTGGAACTGTTTCTAATTCGATTTTGTCTTATGGGGTAGTTGTGGGAGAAAAAGCGGAGATAATAGATTCTATCATTATGTCTGACGCAGTGATTGAAGACGGGGCAAAAGTCGTAAAAAGCATAATTGGACCCAAAGTGGTTGTGAAAAGAGGGAGCATTGTAGGAAATTGTAAAGAAATAACCGTTGTGAGAGAGGGAGAGATTGTAATGGAAAATGTGAATTAA
- the glgD gene encoding glucose-1-phosphate adenylyltransferase subunit GlgD, whose translation MLANYIGVLNLNEEEGNLKSLTVNRPLASVIIFGRYRVIDFILSNLVNAGVKTVGIFGQTHSRSLVDHLGTGKPWDLNRKNGGLFIFNYSLENPPISDAKLLKNNMEFFYRSSGDHIILASSRMIYKIDFNEVARYHEEMGNDITVLYKKVNDTEGRFLNCDVLNLGDENEVLSVGRLLGLNASVNISMETFILKKELLIDFIYRAIEKSKYNSFKECIYDSLDKLKVGAYEYKGYLSCVNSVRNYYLTSMDILDLRVRRELFFEGGKIYTKTNDSPPTKYYEGCEVENSLISNGCLIKGRVKNSIISRGVEIKEGAVVEDSIVFSNCIIEKGAFLKNAILDKNVIIEEGKRLIGDKKFPVVIEKGEIVENLLRKAGENIR comes from the coding sequence ATGCTTGCCAACTATATAGGTGTGTTAAATTTAAATGAAGAAGAGGGTAATTTAAAAAGTCTTACAGTAAATAGACCTCTTGCTTCTGTTATAATTTTTGGAAGATACCGTGTGATAGATTTTATACTTTCAAATCTTGTAAATGCTGGTGTGAAAACTGTAGGAATTTTTGGGCAGACCCACTCCCGGTCCTTAGTTGACCATTTAGGTACCGGCAAACCTTGGGATTTAAATAGAAAAAACGGAGGCTTGTTTATATTTAATTATTCTTTGGAAAATCCGCCTATAAGCGATGCAAAACTTTTAAAAAATAATATGGAGTTTTTTTACAGAAGTTCCGGTGACCACATAATACTTGCTTCTTCCAGGATGATATACAAAATTGATTTCAATGAAGTTGCCAGATATCATGAAGAGATGGGAAATGATATTACGGTTTTGTATAAAAAAGTAAATGATACTGAAGGAAGATTTTTAAACTGCGATGTGCTCAATTTAGGTGATGAGAATGAAGTTTTAAGTGTGGGAAGACTTTTAGGGCTTAATGCAAGTGTCAATATTTCTATGGAGACTTTCATATTGAAAAAAGAGCTTTTAATAGACTTTATTTACAGGGCTATAGAGAAGAGCAAATACAATTCCTTTAAAGAGTGTATATATGACAGTTTAGATAAATTAAAAGTAGGAGCGTACGAATATAAAGGCTATTTGAGCTGTGTAAACTCGGTTAGAAACTATTATTTAACTTCAATGGATATATTGGACTTGAGAGTAAGGAGAGAGCTGTTTTTTGAAGGAGGTAAAATTTATACAAAAACAAATGACTCGCCTCCTACAAAATATTACGAAGGATGTGAGGTGGAAAATTCTCTTATTTCAAATGGCTGCCTCATAAAAGGGCGGGTCAAAAACAGCATAATCTCAAGGGGGGTTGAGATAAAAGAAGGGGCAGTGGTGGAGGATTCTATAGTGTTTTCAAATTGCATAATCGAAAAAGGGGCATTTTTGAAAAATGCCATACTGGATAAAAATGTTATAATAGAAGAAGGGAAAAGATTAATTGGGGACAAAAAGTTTCCTGTTGTCATAGAGAAGGGTGAAATAGTTGAAAATTTGCTTAGAAAGGCGGGGGAAAATATAAGATGA
- the glgA gene encoding glycogen synthase GlgA: MKVLFVASEAYPFARVGGLSDVAYSLPKALRGLGLDVRVMLPKYGQIPPEYIAQVKHIANFIVPVGWRNQYCGIKYVEFEGIPYYLLDNEYYFKRHQYYGYYDDGERFAYFSRAILESIYYLEDFKPDIIHCNDWHTGIVPVLLKAHYSESDVHRKIKTVFTIHNLKFQGVFPKIVLGDLLSLGDEYYAEDKLKYYDGISFMKGGIIYSDKVTTVSKTYAEEIKTPFYGEGLHGLLEGIGDKLVGIVNGIDYDFYNPETDKDIYINYDINSFDKKRQNKVMLQKDLKLEIGEDIPLIGLVSRLTSQKGIDLILAVLEDILRTGAQFVVLGTGEKNYEDSFKYFAFKYPSQMAAIIDFSDSMAKKIYASSDMFLMPSLFEPCGISQQVAQRYGSLPIVRETGGLKDTVTPYNEYTGEGNGFSFTNYNAHDMLHVIEYALSIYKDKDRWNSIVRQAMEVDHSWNASAKEYLLLYESLLID, encoded by the coding sequence ATGAAAGTACTGTTTGTAGCTTCAGAAGCCTATCCTTTTGCAAGGGTAGGAGGTCTTTCGGATGTCGCTTATTCTTTGCCAAAGGCATTGAGAGGGTTGGGTTTGGATGTAAGAGTCATGCTTCCTAAATATGGACAAATACCCCCGGAGTACATAGCTCAAGTAAAACACATTGCAAATTTTATAGTGCCTGTGGGCTGGAGAAATCAATATTGCGGAATTAAATATGTAGAATTTGAAGGAATTCCTTATTACCTTTTGGACAATGAATATTATTTTAAAAGGCATCAATACTACGGATATTATGACGATGGGGAAAGATTTGCTTACTTTAGTAGAGCCATTTTAGAATCTATATATTATTTGGAGGATTTTAAACCGGATATAATCCATTGTAATGACTGGCACACAGGCATTGTTCCCGTTCTTTTAAAGGCTCACTACAGCGAGAGCGATGTGCATAGAAAAATAAAAACAGTATTTACCATACATAATTTAAAATTTCAGGGAGTATTTCCTAAGATAGTTTTGGGAGACCTCCTGTCTCTGGGAGACGAGTATTATGCAGAGGATAAACTTAAATACTATGATGGGATTTCTTTTATGAAGGGGGGAATCATATACTCTGACAAAGTGACGACTGTCAGCAAGACTTATGCAGAAGAGATAAAAACTCCTTTTTACGGTGAAGGCCTTCATGGACTGCTGGAGGGAATAGGGGACAAATTAGTGGGAATAGTTAATGGAATTGATTATGATTTTTATAACCCTGAGACGGATAAAGACATATATATAAATTACGACATAAATTCTTTTGATAAGAAGAGGCAAAACAAAGTGATGCTTCAGAAAGATTTAAAACTCGAAATAGGAGAGGATATACCTTTAATAGGGCTTGTATCAAGGCTTACCAGCCAGAAAGGAATTGATTTGATACTCGCCGTATTAGAGGATATTCTGCGCACAGGAGCTCAGTTTGTTGTTCTTGGCACAGGAGAAAAGAATTATGAAGATTCTTTTAAATACTTTGCTTTTAAATACCCATCTCAAATGGCTGCAATAATTGATTTTAGCGACTCTATGGCCAAAAAGATATATGCATCCTCGGATATGTTTTTAATGCCTTCTTTATTTGAACCCTGTGGTATAAGCCAGCAGGTAGCCCAGAGGTATGGAAGTCTTCCAATTGTGAGAGAAACGGGGGGACTTAAAGATACAGTGACTCCCTATAATGAGTACACTGGCGAAGGGAATGGTTTCTCATTTACAAACTACAATGCCCACGATATGCTTCATGTAATAGAGTATGCCCTATCAATATATAAAGATAAGGATAGGTGGAATAGCATAGTAAGGCAGGCTATGGAAGTAGACCACAGCTGGAATGCTTCAGCTAAAGAATATCTTTTGCTTTACGAAAGCTTGTTGATAGATTAA
- a CDS encoding helix-turn-helix transcriptional regulator, with protein sequence MVIKLLAEKIATEYEKIVKEKELNKIKIKLNDNQIKILALEAKGYRELDIAEALGIGVVTVKYHKRKIVEKLEVKNIKEAVAKAIKLNLIDMD encoded by the coding sequence ATGGTAATAAAACTGCTGGCTGAGAAAATAGCAACTGAGTACGAAAAGATAGTAAAAGAAAAAGAGCTAAATAAGATAAAGATAAAATTAAATGACAACCAGATAAAAATACTGGCATTAGAGGCAAAGGGATACAGAGAATTAGACATAGCAGAAGCTCTTGGGATAGGGGTTGTGACTGTGAAATATCACAAGAGAAAAATAGTAGAAAAACTTGAGGTAAAAAATATCAAAGAAGCGGTGGCAAAGGCGATTAAGCTAAACTTGATAGATATGGACTAA
- a CDS encoding SdpI family protein, with product MNDFIGRLFLTFGIPLFFLLIGVVLKYFPPKKINYFYGYRTEFATKNEDVFKEANRYSANLFILLSILLFVINVIMFIFNVSSAIMGISFGIYIIPLFISIIYLTEKHLHKIFDENGVRRDYNSNRSYKVKGVGDLNHINSKNAIKTEKKYVIYLSLLIFAISTIINLILYIKLPPQVYIHFGLTGNPDEWVIEKTIAIVVDEIILILGWLGVFLPYYWIFQIRRNRFLIIFLLLIYSFLELVIFDTLYYNIYKMHIINFVTLVVFLLVSFLLVVIGILHENKKAR from the coding sequence ATGAATGATTTTATAGGGAGATTATTTCTAACTTTTGGTATTCCATTATTCTTTTTGTTAATAGGGGTGGTATTAAAGTATTTTCCTCCCAAAAAAATAAATTACTTTTATGGCTATAGAACTGAATTTGCTACAAAAAATGAAGATGTTTTCAAAGAAGCAAATAGATACTCTGCCAATTTATTCATTTTGCTTTCGATATTGTTATTTGTAATTAATGTAATAATGTTCATTTTTAATGTATCTTCAGCTATAATGGGAATATCCTTTGGTATTTATATAATCCCTTTATTTATATCTATAATTTATCTTACAGAAAAACATTTGCACAAAATATTTGATGAAAATGGGGTAAGGCGAGATTATAATAGTAATAGAAGTTATAAAGTAAAAGGAGTAGGAGATTTAAATCATATAAATTCAAAAAATGCCATTAAAACTGAAAAAAAATATGTTATCTATTTGTCGCTGTTAATTTTTGCTATATCTACAATAATTAATTTAATTTTATATATCAAATTACCACCACAGGTGTATATTCACTTTGGATTGACAGGAAACCCAGATGAGTGGGTTATTGAGAAAACTATAGCAATAGTGGTAGATGAAATTATATTGATATTAGGATGGTTAGGTGTTTTTCTACCCTATTATTGGATATTTCAAATAAGAAGAAATAGATTTTTAATAATATTCCTCTTACTGATATATTCTTTTCTTGAATTGGTGATATTTGATACATTATATTACAACATATATAAAATGCATATAATAAATTTTGTTACATTAGTAGTTTTTTTACTAGTATCTTTTTTGTTAGTTGTAATTGGTATATTGCATGAAAATAAAAAAGCTAGATAA